In a genomic window of Sphingomonas koreensis:
- a CDS encoding gamma-glutamyltransferase family protein, with product MNLPMKPLLAAFALASLAACAPRAALPPATAPAPVAPAATPAKERQAFVAAAHPLAVEAGLEVLRKGGSAVDAAVAVQAMLSLVEPQSSGLGGGAFMVRYDAKTKGITVYNGRETAPAGATPDMLLGPDGKPLSFFTAVVSGRATGVPGVVRMLALAQERHGNLAWKDLFGDVIRTADQGFTVTERLAGMIASRAPQARGADAVAYFRNERGEQIRAGDTLRNPAYAAFVRRLAAQGPDAMYKGETARRIVARLREGEFASTMTEADIAGYKPEVRDAVCNPYRVYILCAPPPPSSGVGLLQLMAMIERTDIGTRGPNDPVAWVKYAEASRVMYADRDAYVGDVPTVPVKGMLDPAYVASRAALVGDRAGPAPQPGTPPGAVTARIDATNEVAGTSHFIVIDGEGNAVSMTTTVESLFGSGRMVDGFFLNNQMTDFSFIPEGPNAIAPGKRPRSSMVPTIILNPDRSLAGAIGSPGGNAILAYVSKALLGIVEWNMPVADAIALPNLVARGSSFNGEESKFAPPILAGMAERGVVVRGGSGENSGLHGVMLRNGGFDGGADPRRDGVARSITLPPKK from the coding sequence ATGAACCTACCGATGAAACCCCTCCTCGCCGCCTTCGCGCTCGCCAGCCTCGCCGCCTGTGCGCCGCGTGCCGCGCTCCCGCCGGCGACAGCGCCGGCTCCTGTCGCGCCGGCCGCCACGCCCGCCAAGGAACGCCAGGCCTTCGTCGCCGCCGCGCATCCGCTGGCGGTCGAAGCCGGTCTCGAGGTGCTGCGCAAGGGCGGCTCGGCGGTCGACGCCGCGGTCGCTGTCCAGGCGATGCTGAGCCTGGTCGAGCCGCAGAGCAGCGGGCTCGGCGGCGGCGCCTTCATGGTCCGCTACGATGCGAAGACGAAGGGGATCACCGTCTATAACGGCCGCGAGACCGCGCCCGCGGGCGCGACGCCGGACATGCTGCTCGGCCCCGACGGCAAGCCTTTGTCCTTCTTCACCGCGGTCGTCTCCGGCCGGGCGACCGGCGTTCCCGGCGTGGTCCGGATGCTGGCGCTGGCGCAGGAAAGGCACGGCAATCTCGCCTGGAAGGATCTGTTCGGCGATGTCATCCGCACCGCCGATCAGGGCTTCACCGTCACCGAACGGCTTGCCGGCATGATCGCGAGCCGCGCACCGCAGGCGCGCGGCGCCGACGCCGTCGCCTATTTCCGCAATGAGCGCGGCGAGCAGATCAGGGCCGGCGACACGCTGCGCAACCCCGCCTATGCCGCCTTCGTCCGCCGCCTCGCCGCGCAGGGCCCCGACGCGATGTACAAGGGCGAGACCGCCCGCCGCATCGTTGCCCGCCTGCGCGAAGGCGAATTCGCCAGTACCATGACCGAGGCGGACATCGCCGGCTACAAGCCCGAGGTGCGCGACGCGGTGTGCAACCCCTATCGCGTCTACATCCTCTGCGCCCCGCCCCCGCCTTCCTCGGGTGTCGGCCTGCTTCAGCTGATGGCGATGATCGAGCGCACCGATATCGGCACGCGCGGCCCCAACGACCCGGTCGCCTGGGTCAAATATGCCGAGGCGAGCCGCGTCATGTATGCCGATCGCGACGCCTATGTCGGCGACGTGCCGACCGTGCCCGTCAAGGGCATGCTCGATCCCGCCTATGTCGCCAGCCGCGCCGCGTTGGTCGGCGACCGCGCCGGCCCCGCGCCGCAGCCCGGCACCCCGCCGGGCGCGGTCACCGCGCGCATCGACGCCACCAACGAAGTCGCCGGCACGTCGCACTTCATCGTCATCGACGGCGAGGGCAACGCCGTGTCGATGACCACCACGGTCGAAAGCCTCTTCGGCAGCGGCCGCATGGTCGACGGCTTCTTCCTCAACAACCAGATGACCGACTTCTCCTTCATCCCCGAAGGTCCCAACGCGATCGCACCCGGCAAGCGCCCGCGCTCGTCGATGGTACCGACGATCATCTTGAACCCCGACCGCAGCCTTGCCGGTGCGATCGGCTCGCCCGGCGGTAACGCGATCCTCGCTTATGTGTCGAAGGCGCTGCTCGGCATCGTCGAATGGAACATGCCCGTCGCCGATGCGATCGCCCTGCCCAACCTCGTCGCCCGCGGCTCCAGCTTCAACGGCGAGGAAAGCAAGTTCGCCCCCCCGATCCTCGCCGGAATGGCCGAACGCGGCGTGGTGGTGCGCGGCGGATCGGGCGAGAATTCGGGCCTGCACGGCGTGATGCTGCGCAATGGCGGCTTCGACGGCGGCGCCGATCCGCGCCGCGACGGCGTCGCGCGCTCGATCACGCTTCCGCCCAAGAAATGA
- a CDS encoding dicarboxylate/amino acid:cation symporter produces MTETTPPEPIAPGAQLHPFRRALGWWFGVALWRRILGALVLGAIAGVAWGPGATSIAWIGELFVRLIRMLVVPLVFLTIAAGVAALADPKRLGSIGVKTLAMYVFTTTLAVTTGLIVATLIGPGIGASFADAVPRAMGTPPDTARMFMEIIPDNPVGAMADGKTLSVIFFAILVGAGVIAAGKGAEPVRAFLNGASDVMLKIVGFVMETAPFGVFALIAVVMGTSGPASFLAILKLAICVVAGSAVVTLLIHGLIVVRLMAWLSPLPFFRGIADAIMVGFSTSSSSATLPVAIRVAQNNLGISKPVASTVLPLGATIGMDGAAMYVAMLTLFSAQAFGLDLTWADYLVIAATTTIVAMGVAPVPSGSLFVLAAVLHAIGITPEQTALVVGFVLPFDRILDMTRTVPNVTSDLAIATAVARWEGEMDVTVYNSANDV; encoded by the coding sequence ATGACCGAAACGACACCACCCGAACCGATCGCCCCCGGCGCGCAACTGCACCCGTTCCGCCGCGCGCTTGGCTGGTGGTTCGGCGTTGCCCTCTGGAGGCGCATCCTCGGCGCACTGGTGCTCGGCGCGATCGCCGGGGTCGCCTGGGGGCCGGGCGCCACATCGATCGCCTGGATCGGCGAGTTGTTCGTGCGGCTGATCCGCATGCTGGTCGTGCCGCTCGTCTTCCTCACCATCGCCGCGGGGGTTGCCGCGCTCGCCGATCCCAAGCGCCTCGGCAGCATCGGCGTGAAGACGCTCGCCATGTATGTCTTCACCACCACGCTCGCGGTCACCACGGGCCTTATCGTGGCGACGCTGATCGGTCCGGGCATCGGAGCCAGCTTCGCCGATGCCGTGCCGCGCGCGATGGGCACCCCGCCCGATACCGCCCGGATGTTCATGGAGATCATCCCCGACAATCCGGTCGGCGCGATGGCGGATGGCAAGACGCTGTCGGTGATCTTCTTCGCCATTCTGGTCGGCGCAGGCGTGATCGCGGCGGGCAAGGGTGCCGAACCGGTGCGCGCCTTCCTCAACGGCGCGTCGGACGTGATGCTCAAGATTGTCGGTTTCGTGATGGAGACCGCGCCGTTCGGCGTTTTCGCGCTGATCGCCGTCGTCATGGGCACCAGCGGCCCGGCGAGTTTCCTCGCGATCCTCAAGCTTGCGATCTGCGTCGTCGCCGGATCGGCAGTGGTCACGCTGCTGATCCACGGCCTCATCGTCGTGCGCCTGATGGCGTGGCTGTCGCCCCTGCCCTTCTTCCGCGGCATTGCCGACGCGATCATGGTCGGCTTCTCGACCTCGTCCAGCTCGGCGACGCTCCCAGTCGCGATCCGCGTCGCCCAGAACAATCTCGGCATCTCCAAACCCGTCGCCTCGACCGTCCTCCCGCTCGGCGCGACGATCGGCATGGACGGCGCGGCGATGTATGTCGCGATGCTCACCCTCTTCTCGGCGCAGGCCTTCGGCCTCGACCTGACCTGGGCCGATTATCTGGTGATCGCCGCCACCACGACCATCGTCGCGATGGGGGTGGCGCCGGTGCCGTCGGGATCGCTGTTCGTGCTCGCCGCGGTGCTCCATGCGATCGGCATCACGCCCGAGCAGACCGCGCTCGTCGTCGGCTTCGTGCTGCCCTTCGATCGAATCCTCGATATGACCCGCACCGTCCCCAACGTTACCTCCGATCTCGCCATCGCCACCGCCGTCGCGCGTTGGGAAGGGGAGATGGACGTGACCGTCTACAACTCGGCCAACGACGTGTGA
- a CDS encoding FAD-dependent oxidoreductase, translating to MSRREEIIVLGAGVVGMATALTLAGRGHRVTVVDGAGGPGLGTSFANGAQLSYAYTDALASPSVLRQIPHILLGLDPALRFQPHLDPDFLRWSIAFLRNCGAGSFRRNTLAGLALAARSRLALDQLTERHALEYGQSVPGKIHIYRTAASFAAAEAMVALKRANGITQTLLDPDAAVALEPMLAPVRDEIAGALHTPGEAVGDPHRFCSGAHDALIRAGGSSMFDLPVERIETQGSQPAIVTRCGTRVPADRIVLAAGPGAPRLARSLGVYLPVQPMKGYSITAPTGAAAPRASITDVANRVVFARLGNRMRIAGLAEVGRRDTRVEPDRLRALTDSARAALPQAADYDNIESSWAGLRPMTPDSLPITRTIAPGVIANTGHGGLGWTYAAGSAERVAQIIEGTA from the coding sequence ATGAGCCGTCGCGAGGAGATCATCGTGCTCGGCGCCGGTGTCGTCGGCATGGCGACCGCGCTGACGCTCGCCGGGCGCGGTCACCGCGTGACGGTGGTGGACGGCGCCGGCGGCCCCGGCCTCGGCACTTCCTTCGCCAATGGCGCGCAGCTCAGCTACGCCTATACCGATGCGCTGGCGAGCCCATCGGTGCTGCGCCAGATTCCGCATATCCTGCTCGGTCTCGATCCGGCGCTGCGGTTCCAGCCGCACCTCGACCCCGATTTCCTGCGCTGGAGCATCGCCTTTCTGCGCAATTGCGGCGCGGGGAGCTTCCGCCGCAACACGCTGGCCGGCCTGGCGCTCGCCGCCCGATCCCGCCTCGCGCTCGACCAGCTGACCGAACGCCACGCGCTCGAATATGGCCAAAGCGTCCCGGGAAAGATCCATATCTACCGCACCGCCGCCTCCTTCGCCGCCGCCGAAGCGATGGTCGCGCTCAAGCGTGCGAACGGCATCACCCAGACATTGCTCGATCCGGATGCCGCGGTCGCGCTCGAACCCATGCTGGCGCCCGTGCGCGACGAGATCGCCGGCGCGCTGCACACGCCCGGCGAAGCGGTCGGCGATCCGCACCGTTTCTGTTCCGGCGCACATGACGCGTTGATCCGCGCGGGCGGCAGCTCGATGTTCGATCTTCCGGTCGAGCGGATCGAAACACAGGGCAGCCAGCCTGCGATCGTCACCCGCTGCGGCACCCGCGTCCCGGCCGATCGCATCGTCCTCGCCGCTGGCCCCGGGGCACCACGGCTCGCGCGCAGCCTGGGCGTGTACCTTCCCGTCCAGCCGATGAAGGGCTATTCGATCACGGCCCCCACGGGCGCTGCCGCCCCGCGTGCGAGCATCACCGACGTCGCCAATCGCGTCGTCTTCGCCCGGCTGGGCAACCGGATGCGCATCGCCGGTCTCGCCGAGGTCGGCAGGCGCGATACGCGCGTCGAGCCCGATAGGCTGCGGGCGCTGACCGACAGCGCGCGCGCGGCACTCCCTCAGGCCGCAGACTATGACAATATCGAATCGAGCTGGGCGGGATTGCGCCCGATGACGCCGGATTCGCTGCCGATCACGCGGACGATCGCGCCGGGCGTCATCGCCAATACCGGGCATGGCGGCCTTGGCTGGACCTATGCCGCCGGATCGGCGGAACGGGTCGCGCAGATCATCGAGGGGACCGCCTGA
- a CDS encoding LysR family transcriptional regulator, producing the protein MRFRQLEVFHAVYLHGSISAAARALGVSQPSVSKTLHHAEDSLGIPLFQLSRGRLIPTDEAHALMREAGDLFERLDTLQQTARNLAQAGGGHIRLGIVPSLALDVVPQAMAQFRREWPRVTFEVHTHHHDDLVRSLIGREIDLAIAYTPPPHPRLTHQVLAEGELVVLYPDKMFAPAGDRFPLDLLADRDVIGVAATGPIGDVLTRAARERGLAFRETVSVQTFFIAARLAQLEGGVTVIDEFTARAWAAPGFRWLPTDPPLRFTISWTALEERQPSRVARLFLRTLENTLVESRRQP; encoded by the coding sequence ATGCGTTTCCGTCAGCTCGAAGTCTTCCACGCCGTCTACCTTCACGGTTCGATCAGCGCCGCGGCCCGCGCGCTCGGCGTCTCGCAACCCTCGGTTTCGAAGACGCTCCACCATGCCGAGGACAGTCTGGGCATCCCGCTGTTCCAGCTCTCCCGCGGCCGGCTGATCCCCACCGACGAGGCGCATGCCCTGATGCGCGAGGCTGGCGATTTGTTCGAGCGGCTCGACACGCTGCAGCAGACCGCGCGCAACCTGGCTCAGGCGGGGGGTGGCCATATCCGGCTCGGCATCGTGCCCAGCCTCGCGCTCGACGTGGTGCCGCAGGCGATGGCGCAGTTCCGCCGCGAATGGCCGCGCGTGACGTTCGAGGTCCATACCCATCACCATGACGACCTTGTCCGCTCGCTGATCGGGCGCGAGATCGACCTGGCGATCGCCTATACCCCGCCCCCGCATCCGCGGCTGACGCATCAGGTGCTGGCGGAGGGCGAGCTAGTGGTCCTGTACCCCGACAAGATGTTCGCCCCTGCGGGCGACCGTTTTCCGCTCGACCTGCTCGCCGACCGCGACGTGATCGGCGTCGCCGCGACCGGCCCGATCGGCGACGTGCTCACCCGCGCCGCCCGCGAGCGCGGCCTTGCCTTTCGCGAGACCGTATCGGTGCAGACCTTCTTCATCGCCGCCCGGCTTGCCCAGCTCGAAGGCGGCGTCACCGTGATCGACGAGTTCACCGCGCGCGCCTGGGCCGCGCCGGGCTTCCGCTGGCTGCCGACCGATCCGCCGCTGCGATTCACCATCTCCTGGACCGCGCTGGAGGAACGCCAGCCCTCGCGCGTCGCGCGCCTGTTCCTCCGCACGCTGGAGAACACTTTGGTCGAGAGCCGCCGCCAGCCATAA
- a CDS encoding GGDEF domain-containing protein yields MDGDVKYSLPRWRVTNWLTRTGRPVSRAIHVAQVSTLYSSLAIFYSAAIATLMCAAAIWWRHQTPLFAVWLGLELGTIGLRIALLNRDRKAARCGAASRTDLYLLMTALWAATLGYGAAITTLSGDYAAAIVVNIATACIAGGMSIRYFGAPRFVLLVCSATLGPMAVAAAFAGDPVLLVTTLQAPLALFSMAQAAKRLNGMMIATMEAEQAHAHRAAHDPLTGLLNRTGFMQAAAGRSGIGGTLFYLDLDGFKPVNDRHGHEAGDQVLREVAQRLVRLAGRHGQAARLGGDEFALLAPVLSPQGIERFGARIVERITAEAFMLDGATTRIGVSVGAAAMGEGDAIGETLRWADAALYGAKTRGGGRVRLAA; encoded by the coding sequence TTGGACGGCGACGTGAAGTACAGCTTGCCGCGCTGGCGCGTGACGAACTGGTTGACCCGCACCGGCCGTCCGGTGAGCCGGGCGATCCATGTCGCGCAGGTGAGCACGCTCTACAGCTCGCTGGCGATCTTCTATTCCGCCGCGATTGCGACCTTGATGTGCGCCGCCGCGATCTGGTGGCGGCATCAGACACCGTTGTTCGCGGTCTGGCTGGGACTGGAATTGGGAACGATCGGGCTGCGGATCGCCCTGCTCAACCGCGACCGGAAGGCGGCCCGTTGCGGCGCAGCGTCCAGAACCGACCTCTACCTGCTGATGACGGCGCTATGGGCAGCGACGCTGGGCTATGGTGCCGCGATCACGACGCTGAGCGGCGACTATGCCGCGGCGATCGTGGTCAATATCGCCACCGCATGCATCGCGGGCGGAATGAGTATCCGCTATTTCGGGGCGCCGCGCTTCGTGCTGCTGGTGTGCAGCGCAACGCTCGGCCCGATGGCCGTCGCCGCGGCGTTCGCGGGCGATCCGGTGCTGCTCGTCACCACTCTCCAGGCACCGCTGGCGCTGTTCAGCATGGCGCAGGCGGCGAAGCGGCTGAACGGGATGATGATCGCGACCATGGAGGCCGAGCAGGCGCATGCCCATCGCGCTGCACACGATCCGTTGACCGGACTGCTCAACCGTACGGGATTCATGCAAGCGGCCGCGGGGCGCAGCGGCATCGGCGGGACATTATTCTATCTCGATCTCGACGGGTTCAAGCCGGTCAACGACCGCCATGGGCACGAGGCCGGCGATCAGGTACTGCGCGAAGTGGCGCAACGGCTGGTGCGGCTGGCAGGCCGGCATGGCCAGGCCGCGCGGCTGGGCGGCGACGAATTCGCGCTGCTGGCGCCGGTGCTGAGCCCGCAAGGCATCGAGCGGTTTGGTGCTCGGATCGTCGAACGGATCACGGCGGAAGCCTTTATGCTCGATGGCGCCACGACCCGGATCGGGGTGAGCGTCGGCGCGGCGGCGATGGGCGAGGGCGATGCGATCGGTGAAACGCTGCGCTGGGCCGACGCCGCACTCTATGGCGCGAAGACGCGCGGCGGCGGGCGGGTCCGGCTGGCGGCCTGA
- a CDS encoding phytanoyl-CoA dioxygenase family protein — protein sequence MDHVAAYLDQGYAIVRGVFSPTEIAAIGAAVDQVHEEGVAHGRSFRHGNLFYNVAPDADGTPLVRMVQWPSYHNAALNAVRLDPRYHAILAPLIGSDLKQIINQLHWKAPGSLGDFAWHQDSRFRKPDSVYRNLGTSYVQTGLAIDPHTPESGAMRFIPRSHAAGALDLDTSTEVLGTEMSDDALIAAGIDPAQVVDLVLDPGDVALWNPYLVHGSGRNRADHQRRLYINGYVAAADCDRGEWAFRDGKPVPLGPEPALVHYEELLEDPHPHYV from the coding sequence ATGGATCATGTCGCCGCGTATCTGGACCAGGGCTATGCCATCGTCCGTGGCGTGTTCTCTCCCACTGAAATCGCGGCGATCGGCGCCGCGGTCGATCAGGTCCACGAAGAGGGGGTGGCGCACGGCCGCAGCTTCCGGCACGGCAACCTCTTCTACAATGTCGCCCCCGATGCCGACGGCACGCCGCTCGTCCGCATGGTCCAGTGGCCCTCCTATCACAATGCCGCGCTCAACGCCGTCCGGCTCGATCCACGCTACCACGCCATCCTCGCGCCGCTGATCGGCTCCGATCTCAAGCAGATCATCAACCAGCTGCACTGGAAGGCGCCGGGTTCGCTCGGCGACTTCGCCTGGCATCAGGATTCGCGCTTCCGCAAGCCGGACAGCGTCTATCGCAACCTCGGCACGTCCTATGTCCAGACGGGGCTCGCGATCGATCCGCACACGCCGGAAAGCGGCGCGATGCGCTTCATCCCGCGCAGCCACGCCGCCGGCGCGCTCGATCTCGATACCTCCACCGAGGTGCTCGGCACCGAGATGAGCGACGATGCCCTGATCGCCGCGGGAATCGATCCCGCGCAGGTCGTCGATCTCGTCCTCGATCCGGGTGACGTCGCGCTGTGGAACCCCTATCTGGTTCACGGCTCGGGCCGGAACCGCGCGGATCATCAGCGCCGCCTCTACATCAACGGCTATGTCGCCGCAGCCGATTGCGACCGCGGCGAATGGGCATTCCGGGACGGCAAGCCCGTCCCGCTCGGCCCCGAGCCGGCGCTGGTCCATTACGAGGAACTGCTCGAGGATCCCCACCCCCATTATGTCTAG
- a CDS encoding aldo/keto reductase, which translates to MRMRRIGVTDIETPPMVFGGNVFGWTADRETSFALLDRFADAGGTLVDTADVYSAWVAGHQGGESETLIGEWMQARGKRIGIATKVGMLPGEGGEKLAPARIAAACDASLKRLGVETIDLYYAHQDDENVPQEEVLAAFQTLIDAGKVRHIAASNFSATRLKSALDIAARDGLPHYRALQPEYNLVSRHRFEGELQDLCVTHNIGVLPYYGLASGFLTGKYRGEADLGKSVRGARMTAFLEGKGRPVLEAMDQVAVETGATLSQIALAWLAAQPGIAAPIASATSVAQLDELIAGWDLALSQDQLDRLTAAGV; encoded by the coding sequence ATGAGGATGCGGCGGATCGGCGTCACCGATATCGAAACGCCGCCGATGGTGTTCGGCGGCAATGTCTTCGGCTGGACCGCCGATCGCGAAACCAGCTTCGCCCTGCTCGACCGATTCGCTGATGCGGGCGGCACGCTGGTCGATACCGCCGACGTCTATTCGGCCTGGGTCGCCGGCCATCAGGGCGGCGAGTCCGAGACGCTGATCGGCGAGTGGATGCAGGCACGCGGCAAGCGCATCGGCATCGCCACCAAGGTCGGGATGCTGCCCGGCGAGGGCGGCGAGAAGCTGGCCCCGGCCCGCATCGCCGCCGCCTGCGACGCGTCGCTCAAGCGGCTCGGAGTCGAGACGATCGACCTCTATTACGCGCATCAGGACGACGAGAATGTTCCGCAGGAAGAGGTTCTGGCTGCATTCCAGACGCTGATCGACGCCGGCAAGGTGCGCCACATCGCAGCGTCGAACTTCTCCGCCACGCGGCTCAAATCGGCGCTCGACATCGCCGCGCGCGACGGGCTGCCGCATTACCGTGCGCTTCAGCCCGAATATAATCTCGTCAGCCGCCACCGGTTCGAGGGCGAGCTTCAGGACCTGTGCGTCACGCACAATATCGGCGTGCTGCCTTATTACGGCCTCGCCTCGGGCTTCCTCACCGGCAAGTATCGCGGCGAAGCGGATCTCGGGAAGAGCGTGCGCGGCGCCCGCATGACCGCTTTTCTGGAGGGCAAGGGCCGCCCCGTCCTGGAGGCGATGGACCAGGTCGCCGTGGAGACCGGTGCCACGCTCTCGCAGATCGCGCTCGCCTGGCTTGCCGCGCAGCCCGGCATCGCAGCGCCGATCGCCAGCGCGACCAGCGTGGCGCAGCTCGACGAGCTGATCGCCGGCTGGGATCTCGCGCTTTCACAGGATCAACTCGACAGGCTTACCGCTGCAGGAGTGTAG
- a CDS encoding DUF1013 domain-containing protein translates to MAQPLMPHATASWLVDNTALSFEQIAEFCGLHILEVQAIADDTAATKLTGRDPVRAHELTMEEIEKGQADPDYRLKMSKGPEQVRRTKGPRYTPVSKRQDKPDGIAWIIRNHPEISDGAIGKLIGTTRNTIAAIRDRSHWNIANIVPKDPVTLGLTSQRELDAAVSKAAKAAGIEAPVDTRLEGDREALIEQLRAEREAASREPGDAEPTAENLFKS, encoded by the coding sequence GTGGCCCAGCCGCTCATGCCGCACGCGACCGCTTCCTGGCTGGTCGACAACACAGCGCTCTCGTTCGAGCAGATCGCCGAGTTCTGCGGCCTGCACATTCTGGAGGTGCAGGCGATCGCGGACGACACCGCCGCGACCAAGCTGACCGGCCGTGATCCCGTCCGCGCGCACGAGCTGACGATGGAAGAGATCGAGAAGGGCCAGGCCGATCCCGACTACCGCCTGAAGATGAGCAAGGGCCCCGAACAGGTCCGCCGCACCAAGGGACCGCGCTACACGCCGGTGTCGAAGCGTCAGGACAAGCCCGACGGCATCGCCTGGATCATCCGCAACCATCCAGAGATCTCGGACGGCGCGATCGGCAAGCTGATCGGTACCACGCGCAACACCATCGCTGCGATCCGCGACCGCAGCCACTGGAACATCGCCAACATCGTCCCGAAGGATCCGGTGACGCTGGGCCTGACCAGCCAGCGCGAGCTGGACGCTGCGGTTTCGAAGGCGGCGAAGGCCGCAGGGATCGAGGCGCCGGTGGATACGCGTCTGGAAGGCGACCGCGAGGCGCTGATCGAGCAGCTGCGCGCCGAGCGCGAGGCTGCCTCCCGCGAGCCGGGCGACGCCGAGCCGACCGCGGAGAATCTGTTCAAGAGCTGA
- a CDS encoding MBL fold metallo-hydrolase — protein MDRPVISPDVSLTQDESFVATSHRGLTYPFGERVPGVGEAIEIARGVRWIRLPVPGPLNHINCWLLDDGDTTTAVDTGLNIAEAVDAWRALFTAEPLAERPVGRVICTHFHPDHAGLAGWLCRKFAARLWMTRGEWLTLRVLTADARDVVPDEQIAFWRAAGWDEAQIAEASAGGFGRMSKMVAPLPLSYRRIVEGEIIAIGGADWRVVTASGHCPEHACLWNEREGVLIAGDQVLPRISSNVSLGLTEPEGDPLGEWLASIDRLMELPGDLLVLPAHGEPFTGLHARLAALRDEHLKRLDILEAHLTEPRRAVDCFGRMFRRKIDGSMIGLATGETLAHLRRLEVEGRAVREERDGVWWYRAP, from the coding sequence ATGGATCGCCCGGTCATTTCCCCCGATGTCTCGCTGACCCAGGACGAGAGCTTCGTCGCGACCAGCCATCGCGGGCTGACCTATCCCTTTGGTGAGCGTGTGCCGGGCGTGGGCGAGGCAATCGAGATCGCGCGTGGCGTGCGCTGGATCCGGTTGCCGGTGCCGGGTCCGCTCAACCACATCAATTGCTGGCTGCTCGATGACGGCGACACGACCACCGCGGTCGATACCGGGCTGAACATCGCCGAGGCGGTCGATGCATGGCGTGCATTGTTCACGGCGGAGCCACTGGCGGAGCGCCCGGTGGGGCGGGTAATCTGCACGCACTTCCACCCTGATCATGCCGGGCTGGCGGGCTGGCTGTGCCGCAAGTTCGCAGCGCGACTGTGGATGACCCGCGGCGAGTGGTTGACCCTGCGCGTGCTGACTGCCGATGCGCGCGATGTGGTGCCCGACGAGCAGATCGCCTTCTGGCGTGCGGCGGGTTGGGACGAGGCGCAGATTGCGGAAGCCTCGGCCGGCGGGTTCGGGCGGATGAGCAAGATGGTCGCGCCGCTGCCCCTCTCGTACCGGCGCATCGTCGAGGGAGAGATCATCGCGATCGGCGGCGCGGACTGGCGCGTGGTGACCGCGTCGGGCCATTGTCCCGAACATGCCTGCCTGTGGAACGAGCGCGAAGGCGTGCTGATCGCGGGCGATCAGGTGCTGCCGCGGATCAGCTCCAACGTCTCGCTCGGCCTGACCGAGCCGGAGGGCGATCCGCTGGGCGAATGGCTCGCCTCGATCGACAGGCTGATGGAACTGCCCGGCGACCTGCTGGTGCTGCCCGCGCATGGCGAGCCGTTCACGGGGCTGCACGCGCGGCTGGCGGCACTGCGCGACGAGCATCTGAAGCGGCTCGATATCCTCGAAGCGCACCTGACCGAGCCGCGCCGCGCGGTCGATTGTTTCGGGCGGATGTTCCGGCGGAAGATCGATGGCAGCATGATCGGCCTCGCCACCGGCGAGACGCTGGCGCATCTGCGGCGGCTGGAAGTCGAGGGGCGCGCGGTGCGCGAGGAACGCGACGGAGTCTGGTGGTATCGCGCGCCCTGA
- a CDS encoding dienelactone hydrolase family protein, with the protein MCDDLTDADNERTFGKVSRRDFAGMTGAAALAALLPAPANAQTLKHRDITIKTPDGVAQAYFTAPAKGRHPAVLVWPDVFGLRPGFRKMGERLAQSGYAVLTVNQFYRTSGLPIFKQGEAWEQPEVRARVMEWRQGLTADAIARDAGAFLAFLDKQPEVDPKRGAGTIGYCMGGPIIMQTAAALPGRIRAAASFHGGGLATDKPDSPHLLIPKMKANFLIAVAENDDKRFPQEKETLRAAFVAAKLPAEIEVYAGAMHGWCPPDSPVYNQVQAEKAWGRLLALFGKALA; encoded by the coding sequence ATGTGTGACGATCTGACCGACGCCGACAATGAACGCACCTTCGGCAAGGTGTCGCGGCGCGACTTCGCCGGGATGACGGGCGCGGCGGCGCTTGCGGCACTGCTCCCGGCCCCGGCCAATGCCCAGACGCTGAAGCATCGCGACATCACCATCAAGACGCCGGACGGCGTCGCGCAGGCCTATTTCACAGCCCCGGCAAAGGGCCGGCATCCCGCAGTGCTGGTTTGGCCCGACGTGTTCGGGCTGCGCCCGGGTTTCCGCAAGATGGGCGAGCGGCTGGCGCAATCGGGCTATGCGGTGCTGACCGTGAACCAGTTCTACCGCACCAGCGGCTTGCCGATCTTCAAGCAAGGCGAGGCCTGGGAGCAGCCCGAGGTGCGCGCGCGCGTCATGGAGTGGCGGCAGGGGCTGACCGCTGACGCGATCGCGCGGGATGCGGGCGCGTTCCTCGCCTTTCTCGACAAGCAGCCGGAGGTCGATCCGAAGCGCGGCGCCGGAACCATCGGTTACTGCATGGGTGGCCCGATCATCATGCAGACCGCCGCGGCGCTTCCGGGCCGCATCCGGGCGGCGGCGTCGTTTCATGGCGGGGGCCTCGCCACCGACAAGCCCGACAGCCCGCATCTGCTGATCCCGAAGATGAAGGCGAACTTCCTGATCGCCGTCGCCGAGAATGACGACAAACGCTTTCCGCAGGAGAAGGAAACGCTGCGGGCGGCGTTCGTCGCGGCGAAGCTGCCTGCCGAGATCGAGGTCTATGCCGGCGCGATGCACGGCTGGTGCCCGCCCGACAGCCCGGTGTACAATCAGGTTCAGGCCGAGAAGGCGTGGGGCCGGCTGCTGGCACTGTTCGGGAAGGCGCTGGCTTGA